The genomic interval GTGTGTCCCGCATAGCGGAACTGTAAAAATTGACCTTACCCCGCCGGTTAGCAGTGTATCCCTTGGAGGTCCAAGCCATATCGAAGGGGATAGGATGTTTGTATCAAGCGAAACTGCGGTTACATTAGTTTCCAATGATCCTGTGGTGAACAACGTGTCATCAGGGGTTGGAGAAACTTGGTATGCAATAGGTATTTCAACTGAATACACAAAATTTGAAGTACCGTTATCATTTACGACCGAAGGCGAGGTTGTGCTGCACTACTACGCTGTAGACAACGTTGGCAACCGCGAAGAGGTTAAGTCTAATAATATTACAGTAGACAACACCCCGCCGGTAACGAGTTTATGCTACGGCAGCCAATCGTACCCGCTTGACGGTATGACAATGATAAACACAGGCACGCCGTTGATGTTTAGCGGGGAAGACACGATTTCTGGCATAACCACAACGTACTACTCAATAGATATGGGGGAGTACATAGAGTATAGCGACGCTTTGACACTCACCGAAGGGCAACACACGGTTAAGTGGTACAGCGTAGACTACGCAGGTAACATTGAAGCTGTGAAAGAACAACAACTTGCGGTACTCAACAACGCAGCGTATGCGTTAATGTCTAGTGGCGAGGTAACCCTCAATGGCGGGAGCAGTGTTACCGGCTCAATCCTTACGAACACTGTGTTAACACTCAATGGTACCGGCGGTGTGGACGGCGACGTTATAGCGCAATCCATCAAACGTTCACCCAAGAACACGAATATCTCGGGGACTGTTACTATAACCACCGAGACGGTGAACACCGAACCGTTCAACCTGGCAGGTGTTTATGAACAAGTAAAACAAACGAATGATAACGCAACAATCGGGCTTACGTTAAAAGGCGTGAACCCAGTAGACAAAACCGGCTCTTTGGTAGTGCGTTCCGGCGACGTGCTAACGCTATCTGCGGGAACATACTACTTTACCGCGATAAATCTCTCTGGTAACGCTGTAGTAAAGATAGACAGCGAAAACGGTAGTGTTGGAATATTTGTCACAGGCAAGGTTATGGTTGACGGTACAGCGAAACTCAACCCTGACAATGACAAGTACGCACTTGCGTTGTACTGCCATAACGTTACGGATAACAAAATATTGGTCAACGGCACAATTTGCGGGACAATATACGCTCCGAAATACGACCTTGTGATGGACGGCAACGGTATGATCACGGGTAATGCGTGTATCGCTTCTGCGGTACTCAACGGCAAGGCAAGCGTAGTTGGGCCGGTAGTAACCCCGCCGGAAGCAGATGCTGCAGGTTCACGGTTTGGTATGATGACAAACGATACTGCAGCGTTGGAAGCAGAAATCGCGAACCTCAACTTTAAGCCTGGGGAGAAAATTATTACACCCAACCATGACGGGAGAAACGATAATGCAACCTTCAGCGGGATAACACGGTACTTAAGTATACGGTTAATGCAAGGCCGGGAAGAAAACGTTGACGTAACAATCTGTGACCTCTCGGGCAGAGTGGTACGGCGTATATCCAACCCATCCGGCTGGGACGGTACTGACGACAACGGCACGCCCGTCGCTAACGGCGTATACATTTACCAGTTCAAGGCGAACGGCAAACTGGTCACCGGCAGTGTTGTAGTGGCGAAATAATATCAAGGGGGAAACAATGTATGGCAAAAACAAAAACCTCAACGTATGTTAAACAAAGACAAAAGATTGTTCCTGTTAGAGGGTATACAAAAAAAGTTGGAGGACATAGAATTAGAGTTAAAGGACATCGGAGATCAACGCCAAACTAAAGATTTAATTTAAGTGCAAGGTTTTAGAAGGTATAACGGATAGTTTTTTAGAAGAAAACATGGTTAACGTCGTACCTAAAGTGTCTCGGAAGCAGGAGAGGTTTTGTGATGAAGCCAGAAAGCGGCAGCACGTTGATAAACATGGACATACTCAGCCAACCGGGCAGCATGAAGATATTGTGGTGGAACAAAATATACTGGCCGTCAAGTTTTACGTACTGTACCGATGTGATACCTGTTGC from Elusimicrobiota bacterium carries:
- a CDS encoding FlgD immunoglobulin-like domain containing protein; this encodes IGKIEYYVNGVLRNTITNPVVQPIASVGCSESYSWATLAEIDGQYSLKTKVYDKLGNTADSAVPTVVVNNNVLDIRNTGISPAEFNPTLGQVTNIYYELTEHCKAVTIRIKGGSIVGELKLVDSIAQPGGIKKLSWDGKDGTGQQVANGIYSCVITAESYANEVKPATIGNIKVSAGLPVITNVSTDGILERSAGETTVEVNYTISLPAGITTTSVTEQILDISNTVVKSAVYSSRAGGSYVFTWDGKYDSTGINAGEGVYSYRITVGKGTDKTSVSGSITVIQTNTQVAVSAEPAPVVTLMYNSAAPVITVTAPSEEQESQALLSIRMGDEQQFLQSTIYDINPDGTVFTTPALLMFDYDPMLYGDKLKVYKYVLHPEGTYQWVELPNQYVDTLNHRIVAEVTSLSLYAILTCYDDTPPEITDVAAVPQVFSPNSDGVSDTTTLEYKLTDNFAAFIPKVSIAVFDNANQLVRALVENTRRDLGVNTESWDGKDNSGNTVPNGVYTYTITATDKSNNTCVPHSGTVKIDLTPPVSSVSLGGPSHIEGDRMFVSSETAVTLVSNDPVVNNVSSGVGETWYAIGISTEYTKFEVPLSFTTEGEVVLHYYAVDNVGNREEVKSNNITVDNTPPVTSLCYGSQSYPLDGMTMINTGTPLMFSGEDTISGITTTYYSIDMGEYIEYSDALTLTEGQHTVKWYSVDYAGNIEAVKEQQLAVLNNAAYALMSSGEVTLNGGSSVTGSILTNTVLTLNGTGGVDGDVIAQSIKRSPKNTNISGTVTITTETVNTEPFNLAGVYEQVKQTNDNATIGLTLKGVNPVDKTGSLVVRSGDVLTLSAGTYYFTAINLSGNAVVKIDSENGSVGIFVTGKVMVDGTAKLNPDNDKYALALYCHNVTDNKILVNGTICGTIYAPKYDLVMDGNGMITGNACIASAVLNGKASVVGPVVTPPEADAAGSRFGMMTNDTAALEAEIANLNFKPGEKIITPNHDGRNDNATFSGITRYLSIRLMQGREENVDVTICDLSGRVVRRISNPSGWDGTDDNGTPVANGVYIYQFKANGKLVTGSVVVAK